The Podarcis raffonei isolate rPodRaf1 chromosome 2, rPodRaf1.pri, whole genome shotgun sequence genome window below encodes:
- the LOC128409621 gene encoding C-type lectin domain family 2 member D-like → SDPLCFSSERSNERKHKETGSDLKSALPAHSIPPCPPLWFWYEGICYFFSNKEKSWMSSQEYCLSFNASLAVIPNNEKDIVKRWKGTNSYWIGLRRDPGQPWKWTNGENSTLEVLGDGGDCAYLGDKGQAYVSRCNMEHHWICRRPGPPASADVAGKGHIPRTTETEM, encoded by the exons TCTGATCCCCTCTGTTTTTCATCAGAGAGGTCCAACGAGAGAAAACACAAGGAGACAGGCTCTGACTTAAAATCTGCTCTGCCTGCGCACAGCATCCCACCATGTCCACCTTTGTGGTTTTGGTATGAGGGAATATGCTAtttcttctccaataaagaaaagaGCTGGATGTCTAGCCAGGAATACTGCTTGTCATTTAATGCTTCCTTGGCTGTTATTCCAAACAATGAAAAG GACATTGTCAAGCGTTGGAAAGGCACAAATTCCTACTGGATTGGCCTGAGAAGAGATCCTGGTCAGCCCTGGAAATGGACAAATGGAGAAAATTCCAC GTTAGAGGTACTTGGCGATGGAGGCGACTGTGCATATCTGGGTGATAAGGGCCAAGCATATGTTTCAAGGTGCAACATGGAGCATCACTGGATATGCCGCAGACCGGGTCCTCCTGCAAGCGCGGACGTTGCGGGGAAGGGGCATATCCCCCGCACAACTGAAACTGAAATGTGA